Proteins encoded in a region of the Phaenicophaeus curvirostris isolate KB17595 chromosome 1, BPBGC_Pcur_1.0, whole genome shotgun sequence genome:
- the TASL gene encoding TLR adapter interacting with SLC15A4 on the lysosome, which translates to MLSEGYLYGIAYLCEDLNSELYSKSSAEEVVYEMRSINFSSTDEAQGKSLLQRCRSAGKCISSVCSRGSKHSRTQKDNLLQPTQHPASEGQSSPALHVSEGLTKKDTYLVPPSCKSICKNYNDLHIAGDYVVPISSVTTDFTCDSGIGPFLESSEIPPPLDSVKVPPSDSNRKPVQGYSSCWRLASLMPHQQPLSDSALNDYLEQKLVELYKQYIMDSTANRASPTQILASELIMTNVDQITMQISRERNMETTKAKDIVISRFLQIASEKISSEISTPSLHISQYSHTNT; encoded by the coding sequence ATGCTGTCAGAAGGTTACCTTTATGGAATCGCCTACCTCTGTGAAGACCTGAACTCTGAACTCTACAGCAAGAGTTCAGCTGAGGAAGTGGTGTATGAAATGAGGtccattaatttttcttccacGGATGAAGCACAAGGAAAAAGCCTCCTTCAGAGATGCAGATCTGCTGGCAAGTGCATTTCCTCAGTCTGCTCTAGAGGTAGCAAGCACAGCAGAACACAGAAGGATAATCTTCTACAGCCTACACAGCACCCTGCATCTGAAGGGCAGTCATCTCCAGCTCTGCATGTCTCCGAGGGGCTGACAAAAAAAGACACCTACCTGGTTCCACCTTCCTGCAAAAGCATTTGCAAGAACTACAATGATTTGCATATAGCTGGGGACTATGTGGTGCCGATCAGCTCAGTCACAACAGATTTTACCTGTGACAGTGGCATAGGCCCCTTCTTGGAATCCTCAGAGATTCCTCCCCCCCTGGACTCGGTGAAGGTCCCCCCGAGTGACAGCAACCGCAAGCCAGTCCAAGGCTACTCCTCGTGCTGGCGGCTGGCAAGCTTAATGCCCCATCAGCAGCCCCTCTCAGATTCAGCCCTGAACGACTACCTTGAACAGAAACTGGTGGAACTGTATAAGCAGTACATCATGGATAGCACAGCAAACAGAGCATCTCCTACTCAAATCCTGGCCTCAGAGCTTATCATGACTAACGTAGATCAAATCACCATGCAGATATCACGGGAGAGGAATATGGAGACCACCAAGGCCAAAGACATTGTTATTAGCCGCTTCTTACAAATAGCCAGTGAAAAAATATCCTCAGAAATTAGCACACCTAGTCTGCATATTTCCCAATATAGCCACACTAATACATAG